The Arachis hypogaea cultivar Tifrunner unplaced genomic scaffold, arahy.Tifrunner.gnm2.J5K5 arahy.Tifrunner.gnm2.scaffold_268, whole genome shotgun sequence genome includes a window with the following:
- the LOC140183462 gene encoding putative disease resistance RPP13-like protein 1: protein MLRICQLENVIDGDQALEARMAEKKNIRSLYLTWSSDNDTADSQDIINNLRPHTNLRELSINEYMGQTFPNWLGHSSFRNMTKIYLKCCSNCFELPSLGQLPSLKHLQLNEFNKLTRVGAKFNKDDESSFCGTPFPMLKTLCFSDMYCWEEWLSVSSKFELDAFPRLRVLTMRNCPLLRGDLPSQLSALKSIRISQCAQLAFTLPRADAMLKLSVEGPHQVEAVFEAIARNQLNCLQSLRISRCYSSISFPGACLPFSLQNLEILSCPYLEFPMSQKLRESLQSVSIFDSCFSLVSFPLASFPNLTALRISSCN, encoded by the coding sequence ATGCTTCGCATTTGCCAATTAGAGAATGTCATTGATGGTGATCAAGCTTTGGAGGCAAGAATGGCTGAGAAGAAGAACATTAGGAGTCTATATTTGACTTGGTCATCGGACAATGATACGGCTGATTCTCAAGATATAATCAACAATCTAAGGCCTCACACAAACTTGAGAGAGCTATCAATCAATGAGTACATGGGTCAAACATTTCCAAATTGGTTAGGACATTCTTCCTTCAGAAATATGACCAAAATCTACTTGAAATGCTGCAGCAATTGTTTTGAGCTTCCTTCTCTTGGACAGCTACCCTCTTTGAAGCACTTGCAGCTCAACGAGTTTAACAAATTAACGCGCGTCGGTGCCAAGTTTAACAAAGATGATGAATCTTCTTTTTGCGGGACACCCTTTCCAATGCTTAAAACTCTGTGTTTTTCTGATATGTATTGTTGGGAGGAGTGGCTTTCAGTTTCATCTAAGTTTGAGTTGGATGCTTTTCCTCGGCTTAGGGTGCTTACAATGCGAAATTGTCCTTTGTTAAGGGGAGATTTACCCAGCCAACTATCTGCTTTGAAAAGCATTCGCATTAGTCAATGTGCTCAACTTGCTTTTACTCTCCCAAGAGCAGATGCAATGCTCAAGTTATCTGTTGAAGGACCCCACCAAGTGGAGGCCGTCTTTGAGGCCATTGCTCGCAACCAACTAAACTGTCTACAATCTTTAAGAATCTCAAGATGTTATTCGTCCATATCATTTCCTGGAGCATGTTTGCCTTTTTCATTGCAAAACTTGGAAATTCTCAGTTGCCCATATCTAGAGTTCCCAATGTCGCAGAAGTTGCGTGAGTCATTACAGTCGGTATCAATATTTGACAGTTGTTTTTCACTCGTGTCCTTCCCTTTGGCAAGCTTTCCAAATCTCACTGCACTCAGAATTTCATCCTGTAATTAA